A genomic segment from Flavobacterium litorale encodes:
- a CDS encoding acetyl-CoA carboxylase biotin carboxyl carrier protein subunit: protein MSDAYKLTVNGSTTFDVTETQLAELDIISTGTANFHILKANKPFKAAVTHTDFLKKEYTVTVNNNTYTVNIANQLDQLIKEMGFEIGTAKQVNEIKAPIPGLILEINVTVGQEVQEGDNLLILEAMKMENTFQSPRAGVIKAIAVTKGDAVDKGQLLIEFE, encoded by the coding sequence ATGAGTGATGCCTACAAACTCACAGTAAACGGCAGTACAACTTTTGATGTTACCGAAACACAGCTTGCTGAACTGGACATTATTAGTACAGGTACTGCTAACTTTCATATTTTAAAAGCCAACAAACCTTTTAAAGCCGCCGTTACCCATACCGATTTTCTTAAAAAAGAATATACGGTTACCGTAAACAACAACACCTACACCGTAAACATTGCCAACCAGCTTGACCAACTTATTAAAGAAATGGGCTTTGAGATTGGTACAGCAAAACAGGTTAACGAAATTAAAGCACCTATACCGGGGCTTATACTGGAAATTAATGTTACCGTTGGGCAAGAGGTACAGGAGGGCGATAACCTACTAATACTGGAAGCCATGAAAATGGAAAACACTTTCCAATCGCCAAGAGCAGGCGTTATAAAAGCCATTGCCGTAACCAAAGGCGATGCGGTAGATAAGGGGCAATTATTAATAGAATTTGAATAG